A genome region from Alteripontixanthobacter maritimus includes the following:
- the pdeM gene encoding ligase-associated DNA damage response endonuclease PdeM, translated as MVPLSFAGEELILTRNHALYWPAERALLVADLHLEKASWYAKHGQFLPPYDSRETLERLAHAIRETGARRVFTLGDNFHDSHAAERMEPHATGMLAALTRAVDWVWITGNHDSAMEAAAGGTLADELEIGGMILRHIAKRGELRPELSGHFHPKLRLRLRGRRIARPCAVRSRDTAGADRLILPAFGSLTGGMDAGDPAILKALQPADEISAVLHAGEKLAEFRLWAKAA; from the coding sequence ATGGTTCCCCTTTCGTTCGCTGGCGAGGAATTGATCCTCACGCGCAACCATGCGCTGTACTGGCCGGCGGAACGCGCGCTGCTGGTGGCGGACCTGCATCTGGAAAAGGCCAGCTGGTACGCCAAACATGGTCAGTTCCTGCCACCCTATGACAGCCGCGAGACTTTGGAGCGGCTGGCACACGCCATTCGGGAAACCGGCGCGCGGCGGGTGTTCACGCTGGGCGACAATTTTCATGACAGTCACGCAGCGGAACGGATGGAGCCGCACGCCACCGGGATGCTGGCTGCCCTCACCCGCGCGGTGGACTGGGTGTGGATCACCGGCAATCACGATAGCGCGATGGAAGCAGCGGCGGGCGGTACGCTGGCGGACGAGCTGGAAATCGGCGGCATGATCCTGCGCCATATTGCCAAGCGCGGCGAGCTGCGCCCTGAACTCTCCGGCCATTTCCACCCCAAACTGCGCCTCAGACTGCGTGGCCGCCGCATCGCCCGACCATGTGCCGTACGCAGCCGCGACACAGCGGGTGCCGACCGGCTGATCCTGCCTGCCTTCGGTTCGCTCACCGGCGGAATGGATGCGGGCGACCCTGCGATCCTGAAAGCCCTCCAGCCTGCCGACGAGATTAGCGCCGTACTGCACGCAGGCGAGAAACTGGCGGAATTCCGGCTGTGGGCGAAGGCGGCTTAG
- the infC gene encoding translation initiation factor IF-3, with translation MISTDTVRVIDENGENLGVLGTADAIEQAAAVGLNLVEVSPSAKPPVCKFLDVGKFRYEAQKKASAARKTQKTQDIKEVKMRPNIDTHDYDVKMRNVFKFIDQGDKVKVTLRFRGREMAHQHLGMDLLKRVQDDTGEVAKVEAFPRLEGRQMLMVISPK, from the coding sequence ATGATTTCCACGGACACCGTCCGCGTGATCGACGAAAATGGTGAGAACCTTGGCGTGCTCGGCACGGCCGACGCCATCGAACAGGCAGCTGCCGTCGGACTCAATCTGGTAGAGGTATCGCCATCGGCGAAACCGCCGGTTTGCAAGTTCCTCGATGTGGGCAAATTCCGGTACGAAGCTCAGAAAAAGGCAAGCGCCGCACGCAAGACGCAAAAGACCCAGGACATTAAAGAGGTCAAGATGCGCCCCAATATCGACACGCATGATTATGACGTGAAGATGCGCAATGTGTTCAAGTTCATCGACCAGGGTGACAAGGTGAAGGTGACGCTGCGGTTCCGTGGCCGTGAAATGGCGCACCAGCATCTGGGTATGGACCTGCTGAAGCGGGTCCAGGACGATACTGGCGAAGTGGCTAAGGTCGAGGCGTTTCCACGGCTTGAAGGCCGTCAGATGCTGATGGTGATCTCGCCCAAATAG